Proteins found in one Papio anubis isolate 15944 chromosome 13, Panubis1.0, whole genome shotgun sequence genomic segment:
- the TGFBR1 gene encoding TGF-beta receptor type-1 isoform X1 — translation MEAAAAAPRPQLLLLVLAATAAAAAALLPGATALQCFCHLCTKDNFTCVTDGLCFVSVTETTDKVIHNSMCIAEIDLIPRDRPFVCAPSSKTGSVTTTYCCNQDHCNKIELPTTGPFSVKSSPGLGPVELAAVIAGPVCFVCISLMLMVYICHNRTVIHHRVPNEEDPSLDRPFISEGTTLKDLIYDMTTSGSGSGLPLLVQRTIARTIVLQESIGKGRFGEVWRGKWRGEEVAVKIFSSREERSWFREAEIYQTVMLRHENILGFIAADNKDNGTWTQLWLVSDYHEHGSLFDYLNRYTVTVEGMIKLALSTASGLAHLHMEIVGTQGKPAIAHRDLKSKNILVKKNGTCCIADLGLAVRHDSATDTIDIAPNHRVGTKRYMAPEVLDDSINMKHFESFKRADIYAMGLVFWEIARRCSIGGIHEDYQLPYYDLVPSDPSVEEMRKVVCEQKLRPNIPNRWQSCEALRVMAKIMRECWYANGAARLTALRIKKTLSQLSQQEGIKM, via the exons caTTACAGTGTTTCTGCCACCTCTGTACAAAAGACAATTTTACTTGTGTGACAGATGGGCTCTGCTTTGTCTCTGTCACAGAGACCACAGACAAAGTTATACACAACAGCATGTGTATAGCTGAAATTGACTTAATTCCTCGAGATAGGCCATTTGTATGTGCACCCTCTTCAAAAACTGGGTCTGTGACTACAACATATTGCTGCAATCAGGACCATTGCAATAAAATAGAACTTCCAACTACTG GCCCTTTTTCAGTAAAGTCATCACCTGGCCTTGGTCCCGTGGAACTGGCAGCTGTCATTGCTGGACCAGTGTGCTTTGTCTGCATCTCACTCATGTTGATGGTGTATATCTGCCACAACCGCACTGTCATTCACCATCGAGTGCCAAATGAAGAGGACCCTTCATTAGATCGTCCTTTTATTTCAGAGGGTACTACGTTGAAAGACTTAATTTATGATATGACAACATCAGGTTCTGGCTCAG gTTTACCATTGCTTGTTCAGAGAACAATTGCGAGAACTATTGTGTTACAAGAAAGCATTGGCAAAGGTCGATTTGGAGAAGTGTGGCGAGGAAAGTGGCGGGGAGAAGAAGTTGCTGTTAAGATATTCTCTTCTAGAGAAGAACGTTCATGGTTCCGTGAGGCAGAGATTTATCAAACTGTGATGTTACGTCATGAAAACATCCTGGGATTTATAGCAGCAGACAATAAAG ACAATGGCACTTGGACTCAGCTCTGGTTGGTGTCAGATTATCATGAGCATGGATCCCTTTTTGATTACTTAAACAGATACACAGTTACTGTGGAAGGAATGATAAAACTTGCTCTGTCCACAGCGAGCGGTCTTGCTCATCTTCACATGGAGATTGTTGGTACCCAAG gaAAGCCAGCCATTGCTCACAGAGATTTGAAATCAAAGAATATCTTGGTAAAGAAGAATGGAACTTGCTGTATTGCAGACCTAGGACTGGCAGTAAGACACGATTCAGCCACAGATACCATTGATATTGCTCCAAACCACAGAGTGGGAACAAAAAG gTACATGGCCCCTGAAGTTCTCGATGATTCCataaatatgaaacattttgAATCCTTCAAACGTGCTGACATCTATGCAATGGGCTTAGTATTCTGGGAAATTGCTCGACGATGTTCCATTGGTG GAATTCATGAAGATTACCAGCTGCCTTATTATGATCTTGTACCTTCTGACCCATCagtggaagaaatgagaaaagttgTTTGTGAACAGAAGTTAAGGCCAAATATCCCAAACAGATGGCAGAGCTGCGAA GCCTTGAGAGTAATGGCTAAAATTATGAGAGAATGTTGGTATGCCAACGGAGCAGCTAGGCTTACAGCATTGCGGATTAAGAAAACATTATCACAACTCAGTCAACAGGAAGGCATCAAAATGTAA
- the TGFBR1 gene encoding TGF-beta receptor type-1 isoform X3: MEAAAAAPRPQLLLLVLAATAAAAAALLPGATALQCFCHLCTKDNFTCVTDGLCFVSVTETTDKVIHNSMCIAEIDLIPRDRPFVCAPSSKTGSVTTTYCCNQDHCNKIELPTTGLPLLVQRTIARTIVLQESIGKGRFGEVWRGKWRGEEVAVKIFSSREERSWFREAEIYQTVMLRHENILGFIAADNKDNGTWTQLWLVSDYHEHGSLFDYLNRYTVTVEGMIKLALSTASGLAHLHMEIVGTQGKPAIAHRDLKSKNILVKKNGTCCIADLGLAVRHDSATDTIDIAPNHRVGTKRYMAPEVLDDSINMKHFESFKRADIYAMGLVFWEIARRCSIGGIHEDYQLPYYDLVPSDPSVEEMRKVVCEQKLRPNIPNRWQSCEALRVMAKIMRECWYANGAARLTALRIKKTLSQLSQQEGIKM, translated from the exons caTTACAGTGTTTCTGCCACCTCTGTACAAAAGACAATTTTACTTGTGTGACAGATGGGCTCTGCTTTGTCTCTGTCACAGAGACCACAGACAAAGTTATACACAACAGCATGTGTATAGCTGAAATTGACTTAATTCCTCGAGATAGGCCATTTGTATGTGCACCCTCTTCAAAAACTGGGTCTGTGACTACAACATATTGCTGCAATCAGGACCATTGCAATAAAATAGAACTTCCAACTACTG gTTTACCATTGCTTGTTCAGAGAACAATTGCGAGAACTATTGTGTTACAAGAAAGCATTGGCAAAGGTCGATTTGGAGAAGTGTGGCGAGGAAAGTGGCGGGGAGAAGAAGTTGCTGTTAAGATATTCTCTTCTAGAGAAGAACGTTCATGGTTCCGTGAGGCAGAGATTTATCAAACTGTGATGTTACGTCATGAAAACATCCTGGGATTTATAGCAGCAGACAATAAAG ACAATGGCACTTGGACTCAGCTCTGGTTGGTGTCAGATTATCATGAGCATGGATCCCTTTTTGATTACTTAAACAGATACACAGTTACTGTGGAAGGAATGATAAAACTTGCTCTGTCCACAGCGAGCGGTCTTGCTCATCTTCACATGGAGATTGTTGGTACCCAAG gaAAGCCAGCCATTGCTCACAGAGATTTGAAATCAAAGAATATCTTGGTAAAGAAGAATGGAACTTGCTGTATTGCAGACCTAGGACTGGCAGTAAGACACGATTCAGCCACAGATACCATTGATATTGCTCCAAACCACAGAGTGGGAACAAAAAG gTACATGGCCCCTGAAGTTCTCGATGATTCCataaatatgaaacattttgAATCCTTCAAACGTGCTGACATCTATGCAATGGGCTTAGTATTCTGGGAAATTGCTCGACGATGTTCCATTGGTG GAATTCATGAAGATTACCAGCTGCCTTATTATGATCTTGTACCTTCTGACCCATCagtggaagaaatgagaaaagttgTTTGTGAACAGAAGTTAAGGCCAAATATCCCAAACAGATGGCAGAGCTGCGAA GCCTTGAGAGTAATGGCTAAAATTATGAGAGAATGTTGGTATGCCAACGGAGCAGCTAGGCTTACAGCATTGCGGATTAAGAAAACATTATCACAACTCAGTCAACAGGAAGGCATCAAAATGTAA
- the TGFBR1 gene encoding TGF-beta receptor type-1 isoform X2, protein MEAAAAAPRPQLLLLVLAATAAAAAALLPGATALQCFCHLCTKDNFTCVTDGLCFVSVTETTDKVIHNSMCIAEIDLIPRDRPFVCAPSSKTGSVTTTYCCNQDHCNKIELPTTVKSSPGLGPVELAAVIAGPVCFVCISLMLMVYICHNRTVIHHRVPNEEDPSLDRPFISEGTTLKDLIYDMTTSGSGSGLPLLVQRTIARTIVLQESIGKGRFGEVWRGKWRGEEVAVKIFSSREERSWFREAEIYQTVMLRHENILGFIAADNKDNGTWTQLWLVSDYHEHGSLFDYLNRYTVTVEGMIKLALSTASGLAHLHMEIVGTQGKPAIAHRDLKSKNILVKKNGTCCIADLGLAVRHDSATDTIDIAPNHRVGTKRYMAPEVLDDSINMKHFESFKRADIYAMGLVFWEIARRCSIGGIHEDYQLPYYDLVPSDPSVEEMRKVVCEQKLRPNIPNRWQSCEALRVMAKIMRECWYANGAARLTALRIKKTLSQLSQQEGIKM, encoded by the exons caTTACAGTGTTTCTGCCACCTCTGTACAAAAGACAATTTTACTTGTGTGACAGATGGGCTCTGCTTTGTCTCTGTCACAGAGACCACAGACAAAGTTATACACAACAGCATGTGTATAGCTGAAATTGACTTAATTCCTCGAGATAGGCCATTTGTATGTGCACCCTCTTCAAAAACTGGGTCTGTGACTACAACATATTGCTGCAATCAGGACCATTGCAATAAAATAGAACTTCCAACTACTG TAAAGTCATCACCTGGCCTTGGTCCCGTGGAACTGGCAGCTGTCATTGCTGGACCAGTGTGCTTTGTCTGCATCTCACTCATGTTGATGGTGTATATCTGCCACAACCGCACTGTCATTCACCATCGAGTGCCAAATGAAGAGGACCCTTCATTAGATCGTCCTTTTATTTCAGAGGGTACTACGTTGAAAGACTTAATTTATGATATGACAACATCAGGTTCTGGCTCAG gTTTACCATTGCTTGTTCAGAGAACAATTGCGAGAACTATTGTGTTACAAGAAAGCATTGGCAAAGGTCGATTTGGAGAAGTGTGGCGAGGAAAGTGGCGGGGAGAAGAAGTTGCTGTTAAGATATTCTCTTCTAGAGAAGAACGTTCATGGTTCCGTGAGGCAGAGATTTATCAAACTGTGATGTTACGTCATGAAAACATCCTGGGATTTATAGCAGCAGACAATAAAG ACAATGGCACTTGGACTCAGCTCTGGTTGGTGTCAGATTATCATGAGCATGGATCCCTTTTTGATTACTTAAACAGATACACAGTTACTGTGGAAGGAATGATAAAACTTGCTCTGTCCACAGCGAGCGGTCTTGCTCATCTTCACATGGAGATTGTTGGTACCCAAG gaAAGCCAGCCATTGCTCACAGAGATTTGAAATCAAAGAATATCTTGGTAAAGAAGAATGGAACTTGCTGTATTGCAGACCTAGGACTGGCAGTAAGACACGATTCAGCCACAGATACCATTGATATTGCTCCAAACCACAGAGTGGGAACAAAAAG gTACATGGCCCCTGAAGTTCTCGATGATTCCataaatatgaaacattttgAATCCTTCAAACGTGCTGACATCTATGCAATGGGCTTAGTATTCTGGGAAATTGCTCGACGATGTTCCATTGGTG GAATTCATGAAGATTACCAGCTGCCTTATTATGATCTTGTACCTTCTGACCCATCagtggaagaaatgagaaaagttgTTTGTGAACAGAAGTTAAGGCCAAATATCCCAAACAGATGGCAGAGCTGCGAA GCCTTGAGAGTAATGGCTAAAATTATGAGAGAATGTTGGTATGCCAACGGAGCAGCTAGGCTTACAGCATTGCGGATTAAGAAAACATTATCACAACTCAGTCAACAGGAAGGCATCAAAATGTAA